The Malus sylvestris chromosome 3, drMalSylv7.2, whole genome shotgun sequence genomic sequence CATCCCAATTCCATGCTGCTTAAAGAGTACGCCAGCGAGAATGAAGCTCAAACAGTCATGGGCAACATTTCCAGGAAGAGCAGGAGGAGAACAAGAAGGACGCGAATCATCAACAATCGACACTCATGGCTATCGGCATCACCAGACAGAAGAAACATAGCTAAAAagaaagatgatgatgatgatgatgacacGAAGGACGCCAATAATACGATGATGGCGCGGACGGATAGTAGTCAGCTTGGCCATTGCCATAGCTTTAGCGGGGAGAGTGAGGGTGGGAGTGTGGTAGTGATAACGAGGCCCAAGGGAGGGAGGAGGTCCTTGTGCATGGACATGGAGGAAGTCAAGGCTTGCAGAGATCTTGGGTTTGAGTTGGAGCACCAGCATATGCTGCACGAGATGCCCCATCATCTTTCTCGCTCTGCCTCCACCCTTGACACCAACACTACCTGCAGTAGCGGCGGCAATTCCCCCATCGCCAACTGGCGCATCTCCAGCCCCGGTACATATGCCTATGCCTGCCTAGCTTCCATCTTATATATGCCTTTGCTTTTATTCCTTCTCAATTCTCAAACTGACCAGCCAAAGGTCATTTTTCATTGCATTGATCTCACAATTACCGGCATCATCTAAATTCGGGTCTAAATTATCTCTACTCCAGGTGACGACCCACGGGAAGTGAAGGCTCGAATCAAGGTCTGGGCGCAGGCTGTGGCATTGGCATCCACATCACGACAAGGCATCTGAGCTCACTAATCCACAAAAATGATCGCTTATTCTCCCAGCATGTGGTTTTTCAGTTTACCTATTTTGCTTCCTACACTTATGTTTGGGTAGTCCGTCACTCAGCACATTTTTTGTTCTTCTGGGTTTTGGATAGATTGCATCGTTTCAGTTTCCCTAGAAGGATTGAGGTTTCTGGTTGACGTTCCTTGATCTTCATCTGAGTTCACCGTATTTCAGCGCTACCTCTGCAGCGCAGCTGCTCCACATTGTAAATATAGTAGTATGCTGTAACTGATCATTCTTTTTCGTGATGACAGATTACAGACATACTTGATTATGTTCATTGTGTGTAAAGATTTTCAAGATTCAGTTTCATGTATCCATTTTGTGTGGCGTTTCCCATTGGATATTGGCATTGGGAACGATCGATATTGATATTGTATTGGTTATGAAACATATATACAAAAGTTCATGTTCCTACATAGTCCTAATGTTATCCGATATCCGCTGCCAAAAATCATCGGAATATCGCTAACAAAATACTAAAGCAGAGACAAAGGAAGAAACAATGCCATGTTTTACTTGGACGAAACTCAGTGCAGGAGCCAAGTCACTGGCCGCTTTTAACCCTAATTCGCCTCTCAAAAGTAAACTGTGTTAACGATGATGGAGAAAAGTTAGCAAGTCTATATGTTGTGGACACAAAAGTCAGGAAACAAGATCCAACAAAATAAGGCCTTTGATCACAAAGTCAAGAGGTCTATTGTATAGACACTTAGCGTTGTATAGGCTAGCTTTTATTGCATATGGTTGAGTGTAGTTGGGGCAGCTGCTGCCTTTATTGTTTAGAACTCCAGCACTGTTATATATGGAGGCGACAAATTCCAAAATCTCTGCAAAACTCACTGAACAGATTAAAACCACATGCAATGGACAACAACAAGGCACTTAGCAGATCGATTTAGCATGGCAAAAGACTGGGAATAAGTCATGGGAGATATATCCTCACTGCAGATAGAAGATTCATTTTAGTCCCTCGCAATTGAAATGGAGAGAAGAAATTGGGAAAGGGTATCGAAAGCTGAGAAAAACAAAGGCATCTTCTAATAATTTGAATGCTCAACTTACTCATTGGTTGCTAACAAGTTGAAAACTTGTGATTGAATCAACACACCAAGGAACCTTATTCAAACCAACAATTCTCCCAAGCCAACGATGGACACCCAAGTTTCACGAGTGACACCGGAGGCTCAACTAGCATGCTAAAAATGAAATTACCTTGGAGAAACTGGATGAGGGAATTCATTCCTATACCATTAGGATTGGCAGATGGAGGGTCTAAACTTGCTTGGAGCTGACGAAAACAACTACAAAAGTCAAAATCCTTGACAAACTGATAAACAGTGAGTACCGTTTCTGTCATGCCTTACAGGTTTTAATCATCTAGGTTTGAAATAATCGAGGAAAACAATAGAGTTAGGATGGGTATTGAACATGACTTACCTGATTGCAAACAAACCAGCATCTCGGATACTGCTTCTATTTATGTTCCAGCTGCAAGTGTAACTGGTCAAGGAAGAAAAAGcttgcagttttatgagctgtTTCAAATGGAAAATTGGGATGGACAAGATTCTCTGTCACCTTCAGAGCTTGATAAGAATACAAATGCTTTGGATACACAAGATAAAAATCCCAAGGGAGATGCCTGTGGCCTTCGGGGTGAAGACCCtgtttgcactcaaaatatacccatttttacttatttgggcaatttgggtaaaatatggcatttggaggattaataTGCAAGAAAGCTAACTTGGAAGGATATTTAGATGCAAGTGGAAGGGTTGGACATTATAATATTGTTTCTCCAATTCGTTTGGGTGGTGGAGATGTGTATGCCTTCAAGTAGATTGGAAAAGCATTCAGACATTCTTGCAGGAGGCATGTGAAGAAGACAGCTtgcttctttttattattaatttattacaaGTGGTGGAGATATGTGGTGGAAATTCAAACTTGCTTATTCTAAACATTTCACAATACAAGCTGCCCAAGCTTCTTTCGGGCAAGTACAAAACCTCAGCAGGAGGTTTCCTCCAGACCTCTATAAAAAGGAGCAGATGCAcaaggattatggacactcaaacaaacaaacaaaagccaaaactctgctcaagccagatttgccttcaacgaagctgtagtcagcacaagccttcatcccattcgggataaaccttctcAAACCCCTGTATTAGCTCTGCTGCTCACTTGCGGTATCGATCTCATTTGTAGCTTTTTTGTACTCATTTCCAGc encodes the following:
- the LOC126614681 gene encoding uncharacterized protein LOC126614681, whose product is MASDDSMTIRSCISMQEDEYYEDTDDWFDQLPHPHNLSRLSMCSVCGTDREDVMDYDSNHHDHGNYYYHGQDKSPEDTTAGMNMFMSLLSMESFDRDVLEVGLSSDSDKEPSSYSLPATPPRRRAPGGMSHYKHPNSMLLKEYASENEAQTVMGNISRKSRRRTRRTRIINNRHSWLSASPDRRNIAKKKDDDDDDDTKDANNTMMARTDSSQLGHCHSFSGESEGGSVVVITRPKGGRRSLCMDMEEVKACRDLGFELEHQHMLHEMPHHLSRSASTLDTNTTCSSGGNSPIANWRISSPGDDPREVKARIKVWAQAVALASTSRQGI